TATGTTCATTGGtaaaaactgtgtttttttttttttaaatagaagacAGATTTCCTTGTGGCTATTAAATATACTAAAAACAACCTTATGGGTAAAGAAATTATGTGTAATTATTTGGTGCATGTTTCAACTTGATGATGCACCAAATAATTGATACTTATAACTTTGAAGTATCATTTTGTGTCCTGTTTCAAAAGGTGTAATGATGATTGGAATACATCCAGAAATGTGTTGATCCACAAATGCAAACTTGCAGACAatttcagatttattttttgtttttgctgtgctttttcctcctctttcaGACCTTTCAACACTGTGGAACGCAATTCCTCCTACAATGTCATTGACTGTGAGTCAAAACGGAAAGAAGTTCTGGTGAAGACGAGCAGCATTCCTGAAAAGGCATCCAAGAAAAAGTATACATTTGACATGGTCAGTTTCTCTCTAATCACTTTGATACCATTTGACAGAAAGAGCTACAGTGTTTTGACCTCGAAGCATCTCATAGGTTTTCGGGCCCTCCGCCAAGCAGATAGATGTGTACCGGAGTGTCGTTTGTCCCATCCTGGATGAGGTCATTATGGGTTACAATTGCACTATTTTTGCGTGAGTACACACTTGCACTTGACACAAAGACCTCAAAGACgtgtttgctaaaaaaaaattacagcaGTTTattgaatttgtcttttttttctcattgggAAATCTTCAAAATGATTGAGCATTCTTCTCTTGTCAGTTACGGCCAGACAGGAACAGGAAAGAcgttcaccatggagggagaaAGAAGTCCAGACGAGCAGTTCACCTGGGAGGATGTAAGTTACGTGTGCGTGCCTTTCTCTGCGAGAGGAGTCTCCTAACTGATGTCCTCTTGTCATGCTTTTAGGACCCCCTGGCTGGCATCATTCCAAGAACTCTCCATCAGATTTTCGAAAAGCTGTCTGAGAACGGCACAGAGTTCTCCGTCAAAGTGTCACTCTTGGAAATTTACAACGAGGAGCTGTTTGACCTGCTCAGCCCCAGCGAGGACGTCACCGAGCGGCTGCAACTTTTTGATGACCCGAGGAACAAGGTGCACGATTTAAGAAAAGACAAAGAACAGCCCCCACCCccaatctttaaaaataaaaataaaaccttatTAGCAATGCACTAATCTGCTGTTTTCTGGTAGCGTGGCGTTGTGGTAAAAGGCTTGGAAGAAGTGATGGTCCACAACAAAAATGAAGTTTATCAGATTTTGGAAAGGGGATCTGCCAAGAGGAGAACGGCTTCCACGCTCATGAATGCTTACTCCAGGTCAAGCTCATCTCCTGCAACACACTtgtaacaatttttaaaaaactgctaTGActcacttatttttattttattttttttgcacagccgCTCTCATTCTGTCTTCTCGGTCACGATTCACATGAAGGAGATGACTCTGGATGGCGAAGAGCTGGTCAAGATTGGGAAACTCAACTTGGTAAAACAGATTTTTCATTCTTAGTTCTGAAAATCAAGCAAGATGCAAGGATACTCAACTTAGACTTGAGTTAAAAATTAGGTAGTTAGAAGCTAATTTGTTACAATTTGTGCCTGACCAgtcctgtgtggaattttcaAGTAAACCAATATGTGCATCACATAGTTAAAATGTCTAATTCCTCTgtaaaatatacagtataattAATATTTGCAGGGGTGAGAAGCAACAAGCATCTTTGCTCTTGCATTTTTcagatttgtcttttttttccccccctgaaTGATGAATGTCATCACATGAATCTATTTCAGGTGGATCTAGCAGGTAGCGAAAACATTGCTCGCTCTGGAGCGGTGGACAAGCGGGCACGAGAGGCCGGAAACATTAACCAGTCCCTTTTGACGCTGGGCCGTGTCATCACCGCTCTGGTGGAGAAGAGACCTCACATTCCATACAGGTATGTGCGGTACTCTGACATCCTAAAAGGCTAGTGATGTATAGAAGTGTTtccagactttaaaaaaaaaataaaaaaattatgtccgatttttggaccaaaaaataatgataaatatatattttttagtatcAAAGAGAACCCTACTGACACCACATTGAGGAATGTTTACAAATGCGGctaaacaacactttttttaaactatttttggtTTCTAAAGAGAAGTGTGATACAGCGGAAATGTTTGCTATACAACAACCAAATCTGATACCATACGCTCCACCCATAAATAGCCTAATTTCTTCTCTAATAAGGATACTGAGTATAATTAGGAGGCAACGCCAGTGACAGTGCTTTTGTTGAACTTCCTTTAGAGAGTCCAAGCTCACCCGGATCCTACAAGACTCTTTGGGAGGTCACACAAAGACCTCAATCATCGCCACTGTGTCGCCATCTTCCAGTAACCTTGAGGTGTGTTTGGCCCACTGATGAACAAATATAATTCTaaagtgaaaatgacaaaaacttgaaaaaatatAGGCAAGAATAAGGCACCACCAATTCATGCAACAGGTCAACGTAGCAGTGTTATGATTTGAAATGGATCCCCAACAGAGGTTTATTTTGCTTTTGCAGGAAACGCTGAGCACGCTAGAATATGCCAACAGGGCCAAGAGCATCATGAACAAGCCTGAGGTGAACCAGAAGCTCACAAAGAGAACGCTCATCAAGGTAAGGTCGGCAGCGCCTTTCTTTAAGAAAAGATTACAACGAAAACAGCGCACTTGTGATATACAACTGTATCCAACACAAATAGTGCAGAACTTTACTTTGGGTCCACAAAAACTGAATGTGGAAAGAGAAATCCTCATTCCATTAGGTCTTTGTGTCTTTGTAGGAATACACAGAAGAGATCGAACGCCTCAAGCGAGACCTAGCTGCCACCAGGGACAAAAACGGCGTCTACCTTTCGACAGAAAATTACACGTACGTATGTGCGTGCTTGTGAGATGATGTGTTGACCTCTGCGATTGTCATGTTTGGGGAAATGTGTTGCCTTTCAGGAACATGATGAGGAAAATTACCGCAGACAAGGAACATGTTGTGGAGTACACCGAGCGCATCACCTTCTTGGAAGAGGAGATTAAGAAGGTGGGATTATCTTGTAGAAAATGCAGCTAATGTATATTGTAatggaattttcttttttactgatGAATTATAGTTGGGGAGAAATAGACATGGTTGCAGACATTAATGTTGAATCGGGTTTAATCCTGAGATAATCCTGATGTTTTGTACAGGTGAGCGAGCTGTTCATGGAGAGCAAAAACCAACTGGAGCAGTGTGTTGCCGAGCTGGACGACAAGCAGCACAAGTGAGGAGCCTTCTTGCcttcctttctttctctcattgGAGATCATTAACTCACCACTTGTGTGTTTTCATGCATAGACTTGAAGAGACTAGCAAAGACCTTAAAGTCACAAAGGAGAAGTTGGCCGAGGAAGAGTTTGTCAGTGGAGAACTGCACTCTGCCCATGAGAAGCTCCACAGTGTGGCCACACAGGTCTTTTTCCGGACGTGTTCATTTATTCTATCAGAGCTGGACATCACCTTATGGATCAGTTGTAGCCTTTAATTGGAACTTTTTTAGTgggcaaaatgatttttttttaatttttaacattCATTCTGGAACATCTCAAGGTTTGctgtatttttgctttttattcatgattttaaCTGTTTATGTACAGTTGCTGAGTACTGCAGAAGCCAGTACCACTGATGTTTCGGGTCTCCATGATAAATTGGACAGGAAGAAGCTGGTAATGACAACTTATCTGttgcaaatgcaaaaatattttcaacaaatgGTTTGGAGaaagatataaaatataatgacaCAAAAAGCTATTTCAGAAGTCTATTACGTCTGCAGCCATAGATTTTCAGTGTCAGAATTtcttgtgggaaaaaaaaaacattagttttaGTGAATAGAAAGAGTTTTCTGTCAGGTGATGACAGTTGTTCTCATGGCCGACACACAGGTAGAGCAACACAACACCACGGCGCTGCAGAGTTTCGCCGAGGATTTGGAGACAGCTCTCGGCACCATAAAGCACACCGCTCAGCAACAGAGTGACATGCGACACCGTGTTCTCAATGGCTTCCCACAGGCTATCGGTATCTATTAAGTTTTATATGGTAGTGAACTTTGGCCTTATCCCACCAGGCGAACTACCAACATTTGGCTAAAATTTCCAGAGTTAAATTTGTGTTATTGAAAGGGATACATGTGCTCTCATAGATGTGGTGGTGGCGAGTACAGTGAAAGGTGTGGAGAGTCTGTTGGACGGTGTGGGGCAACTGTTGAGCAAGGGTGTTGCACGCTGTCAGGAACGAGTGCAGAATCACAAACGGCTAGGCTGCAAGGAAAAGGAAGTCTTACAGGAGCTTCTGGTGAGTGACCAATGAAAATGGCACCTCAAATACTTAGCATTCCTATTTATTTGTATCCTCCCCCTTTATTTCACTGCATTTTTTGTGCATGGGTCTAATAGGGAGAGCACCAGAATGATATGACAAAGGTTCTCCATGGGACTCTGTCAGACCTCTCAGTACTACAGGAGCAGATGGCCTCTCTTAGGACCAGCATGGAGGCGCAGAAGGCACTGGCTGACCAGGTCATCAAATCAGAATTTTGAATCGAAAAATGTGGGTCGTAGTTGTCCCGTTCTCACCCCACTCTATTTCGGCCGCCTCAACCTTAGGTGGAGGACATGAAGGAAACGGGTCAATTCCTCATTGGGATGGTGGCAGATCTAGCGCAACTGCGTGAGGCCATGGTGCAGCAAGTGAACGCACTGCAGGATGAACGCAATCAACTCTCCGTCCAAATCCAAAAATCTCAAAAGAGAAACCAGGAGGTAACATGCTTTATATATGCTATATTAAGGGACAAAGTCAACTTAGGCACAGCAAAACTTTGTTGTTACAGTATTGGCATTTATTAAGAATTCACTCTTTTGTCTATCAATTCCTTTTATTGATTAGAAAATGTATACTATTGGTGTCCTTGAAGCCCCAGAATGTGAGCTGCTGATTTTTCTTATCTGAAATTACTGAAGTTTGATGCAGAGAAAATGCAGGATCAATTACTAATGAGTTTTGaaggcaagaaaaaaatcttcatttgaaaatgttgtgGTACCTTCTCCAGAGAACAAAACGGACCATCCAGATGCTCCAACAGCTTGCCGAAGAGTCACAGGAGGACTACAAAAACCTGAATTTATCCTGCAGTCACCCGAAGACCCCCTTTGACACCTTACAGGAGAAGCTCAACAGGTGAGCCACTTTTCCACATGATCGGCAGAAAAGCGCATACGCTTGCTCACGTCTCCTGCCCTCTCCTTCCCTTCAGTGGGTTCACTTCAATGGAAAACATCGCGTCTACCCGGGGAGGTTCCCTGTGCTCCGCTTCCACGTCCCTGGCCACAGCGCTGCGTCTTAACGCAGACGAGAGCCGACAGACACTGGAGGGAGCCGGCAGCCGCTGCGAGCATCTTCGGCGTGACACGTCGAGTATGAGAAACTACTCTTACAAAATCCTCAGTGATGAGCGCTTTTTTACTCCCCCATGGTGTCCACTCGAATGCAGGTCTGCTTGAACGAGACCAGGACTGGTGTCTAAAGCTAGAGGAAAACGCCAACAAGCAAGCACATGAGCGCCTCTCCTCAGCAGAAGAGGAGTCAACTGACACTCAGATTCTCACTCAGGTATGGGCAATGTAATGCAGCATGCAACAGCGGATTTATAATTACATTTGTTGCCAATTCATTTGACTATCGATTATTGTCATCAACTACTATTTTAAGAAATGCGGCAATTTTAAGTTTCCTCGGTTTGAATAAACTTTGAATTTGTCACAATGTAGCCTAATGATGCATAATGACCTCTTCTAGATGCATCATCTTCAACTAATATTTTGGTCCTACAGAACATGAAAACGTATGGCACCGAGCAGCTATCCTTACTGGAGGCGGGGCTACAGGCCCAGCAAAAGAACTTGCATCGCCAAACGTCATTAGACTCTGGCGCCCTGAATGAGCAGGAGGCCAATATTCAAGAGCAGATTGATGCCAGTCAAAGGCTGGTCAAGAACTTCCTGCGTGATGAAATGCACAGTGACGTGGCTACCGGTAAGGAAATGCTTTTGCCCTGGAATGTTTATTTCATTAATCTGTTAGGCATTTTGTTTGAAGTAAAAgtaaacccaaaacaatattgtaCTTCATTTTTGTTCTTCAGCAATGGGATAGTAATTAAATATTGCATTATTTAAGGATATTATGACCTGGTTTTACACTGTTTATAAGATTTTGGTTGACATCTGTCATTCCGGCACCCGTTAGGTCTGACACCTCAGCGACGAGCCTTCCCGTACCCGCAACGAGTCGGCGCTATTCAGAGCCGCACAGAGATTCTGGAGAGCCTTAGAAGACAACAAGAAATGTTGAAAATCTCCATTAAAAGTGTGGAGGAAGATGTGGAacatgaggaggaggaggatgaaaaATTCACCcaggtgaagaagaaaaaaaacttcataacTAAAACTGAGCACTACCATCGCGCCTTGacttgtgattatttttgttatttcaaaaGGTGTCAACTGCTATTCTCTGTATCTCTTTTTCGGAacaactttatcctcattagggtcgcggggggtgctggagcctatcccagctgatcgcagggccaAAATGGGCCGTCCTATCTGCACACCTTTTGGTCTTAAAATTGACCGGTCTGAGTTTAATGAATTTACTTCATCTTGTGCTGTGTTCAGGATTCGTGCAACGAAAGCGTGGCCACTGAAAGTTCGTTCGGCGACGAGAACCTCATCTTCAACGAAAGCGAGCGCGTTCCGTTCTTCAAGGTACATTAGAAAGGTGTCCTTTAATTTAGTTTTGATCATTTATTCTGACTTTCCATTGTTTGTTCTCCAGCAGAAGGCCAGTAAAAAAGAGGCCAAGGTCGGCGGCAAGGTCAAAGCACTTGATTCCAAGTCAATCCCCACGCCACAGTCCTCCAGACTTCCGCTACGTGCTCAAAACTATAATCAGGACTATTAGCTCTTATTTTCTGTTCAAAAAGATGTGTTCCTTGTTTTAAGTGTTGTCATTAAAGGTTTCATATGTTCTGCTTTTACATCTGTTCTATATTATGATCATTGAAATTAATTTTTGGTTAATGACAATTCACCCAGGGGGAACTTGAATGTTTTGTCAGGGTCTAAAATAAACCACCTTTTATTAGACATAGACAGAAGGTCCAATATTTAAAGTAGTATCTTGTTTTTCTTGTCTCATACAATCATGTCTTGGGTTAaaattttaatgttgttttattgttgttaattTTGGTACTTATCTTGTTTTAAGTTTGGTCTTACATGAATTATTGTAGCATTACAAATAAAAGCGAGtagtttgtttttctattttcagtgtacaaagtcattcattttctggatcatttatcctcacaagggttggggAGGATGCTGGAGgcaaacccagctgactttgggtaccAAGTAGAGGTCACCTTCAATCAGTGGGCAGCCAATCTCAGCACGAGATGACAGCCAACCATTCAGTCTCACATTCATACTGAGggccaatttaaagtgttcaactagcctactctgcatgttttggggatgtggggtggaactggagtacctgcagaaaacccaATGCAAGCCTGAGAAGGCATACATACTACACGTgttctaattattattatttttacaattgattataatttagtaattgatttttttaagtgaatttgaaaataaaaaatcaggcttgcaaatacaatttttatacaagatttttttttttttgccaccgtCAAATTCTAAAGTCAAACTTTATTTTGGAACTCATCAAACTAACAACCGGAAGCAGAGTAATAGTCCATTTGTCTTGACAGCGTGTTTTGCTTGTGTTCCAACCATGAACTCGTCCGTTTCTGACGTAAGAATAGTCATCGTAGGATGCGGGATATCGGGGATAGCTGCCGCACACAGGCTTCTTAAATCGGGATTTAATCATGTGCGGATACTCGAAGCCTCCGGGAGAAGCGGAGGGAGGATCAAAACTGGAAAAATGGGTAAATTAACCCGAAAACATGTACCACGTAACATTCAGGTCACTCTTAACAAtatttcttgtgtgtgtgtaggtgatAAAATATTGGAGATTGGGGCCAACTGGATCCACGGACCATCTGAGGAGAACCCAGTGTTTTGTTTGGCTCGGCAATATGGCCTGCTGAGTCCAGATGCCCTGACCCCGGAGAACCAGGCAATGGATGTTGGAGGGCATCCCCCTTGGACCCCCAATGTCTTCACCAGCTCAGGTCACTGTTGAACAACTATAGCAAGGGAGGtgaacacgtggctctcgagccgcatgtggctccctGCCAAAATGAATGCAGCTCTTTGCATCgtttcatgtttatttattttttattttctcttaaaacacactcaaattcatcattaaaatcaaataactTATATTTCAATGtgatttggcagattggatttttttctatgctGCTTGTGAGCCAAGATGTGGCTCTTTTTGACTCTCACGGTTTAAGATTTGACCTCTGTGTGACACTTGTTCACCAACCCTGAACTAAACAAACATGATGTGGCACACTCATGTGGTGCTCTTCCTATGAAAAGGTCGCAAGTTGAAACTTGAGGACATTCACCCAGCTGTGGAGCTGTTTGCTGAGCTTCTGGAGGAGAGTGCAAAGTTTCAGGAAAAGGGTGGAGAACCTTGGCCCAGCGTAGGCCAATTCATACGCACTGAGGTATGACCGTCATATCCGTATTCAACCATAACTTGAGAGTAAAGTCTTCTCTTGTGTTGGTGCAGGTGTTGCAAAGGTCAGCAGAGAAGTGGAAAGCTGACAATGCAGGCTCCTTGAAGCGCTGCATGATCAGCACCATGTTAAAGGTGGAGTGTTGCGTTAATGGCACTCACAGCTTGGATGATCTAGGACTAGGGGCTAATGGCCTCTATAAAACAACGCTGGGACTCGACTGCACATTTCCAGGGTTTGTAGTCCAAACGGATATATACATATGACACACATTGTGTGAGTGAGCTGAACTAGTTCCTTTTAAAATTGGTGTTTAAGTGGATTCTCAGAGTATAAatctttataaataaataaataaataaattatatatatatatatatatatatatatatatatatatatatatatatatatatatatatatatatatatatatatatatatatatatatatatatatatatatatatatatatatatatatatatatatatatatatatatatatatatatatttatatatataaatataaattaatatttatatatatatatttttgggggggtataGTTATCCAAATTaactgttatgttaacagatgcgtatttgacaggttgttctccattttactattgttactctGAAGTCAGTTTGTTTAGTTCTTTTgatcaaatgaaaaattgtgaattgtactccagtgcaacttatatatatctttccctcttcattgtgtattgtTTGCATGGTGCGATttatattctgaaaaaaatacgTCACTGAACTTTAAATTGCTTTCCATGGAAAATAACTTTCAGTTTCAAATATAAATCCCTCTACTACAGCCAAATAGCAATCTAATGTTGTGTTGTATATACTGTCACATTTCAGTGGTTATGAAGGTCTCGTAAGAAACCTGATGTCGGAAATGCCTGCCGATGTGGTGACCTACAAGCAGCCAGTTCGCTGCATCCACTGGAACAACTCTGACAAAAGAGACGTGGCTGTGAACGTCGAATGTGAGGATGGGAAGGTGGTGGCTGCCGATCACGTGATTGTCACAGTTCCTTTAGGTATTATCACACTTTAGGAATAGAATCCTGTTCCTTAAGACATAACATTGAAATTGCTCCCTGTTCTTTTTGGTCAGGCTACCTAAAAATGCATTATTCTTCACTgtttcatcctcctcttcctctgcaCAAAATATATTCCATCCAGAGATATGGTTTTGGTAccaacaataaaatatttgtggAATTTGATTCACCCTGGTGGGATCAAGATTGTGAGGTCATCTACATGGTGTGGGAAGATGAGGTTGGTCAACAAATGAAGCTGTGGAATTTCTATATATCCTGCTTAATTGTAGTATAATTCAAAGAATATATCAGTGAAAGTGTGGTTTCAGGTTTTTATCTTGCTATGGcagaattgtaatattttaccGCTGTAAAAACACAAGTATTACCTTTTgctgcacttgtgatgatttaTCTTTAAAGCCTAAAAATTAATCTGTTATCACATTGTACAGGATGCCATGGTGGACCAGGTGGAGGATATTACTGGTTCCTGGATAAAGAAATTGTTCGGCTTTACTGTGGTCAAACCGAGTGAAAGGTCAGCACTTTTGGTTctcttgaaatgttttttggggTAGTTAAGACGATACTGTATGTGTGTAATACATTTATACTCGGGGATTTGAtttggaatatatattttttaaaccttctattcaaaaattatgatatttttccacaagcattattattactattatttccCACACCTGAAAACCAGCCAAAATGCCTATACTCAGGGTTCTTTCTTGCACCTTTCAAAACATACATgttgaattcattaaaaattgattttttttgaaataaaaaccctCAGGTTTGGCCATATTTTGTGTGGCTGGATTGCTGGGCATGAAGCAAGTTATATGGAGACATTATCCGAGCAAGAGGTCCTAAATGCCGTCACACAACTTGTCCGCAGGTTCACTGGTgagtgtgtcattttttttttttggcttcattCACAAGATTGATGTTTTACAGTTATTCTGATGGTGTGGATTTTGCAGGTAATCCCATCATCACTCCACGCAGAGTTCTGACCTCGCAGTGGTTTCACGACCCTTGGACAGGCGGATCGTACAGTTACCCTTCAAGGGGCTGCTCATTGCAGGATATCGAGAACATGATGGAGCCGTTGCCGTCCAAGCGATCGGTCTCACGGGTACTGCtctttttaagcattttttttttaatgtcgatATTAATTCTCCAACTTCAACTGTGTTTCGTTTTTAGTCCCTGCAGGTGTTGTTTGCTGGAGAAGCGACTCATCCTTTCTATTACTCCACTGTCCATGGAGCTCTTCTTACTGGCTGGAGAGAAGCTGACAGGCTCCTAGCTCATTACGCTTCGACTCTTCCTGCACAGCTGCCCAAGTCAAACCTTTAAAAGAAGAGTGCAAGATTATGTGATATCACTTCATTTTAATCATGGTACAGATTGTTGTGGGAGAAAATGGAACTGCTTCAATGCCAACAAAGGTGAGGTTTGAAAGAATGAGACGTAAACCTCTCTTAATATCAGCTAAAAACTGCTAAATTATCTGCACTAATAGACTCGTCCTAATGCTGTGTTATTAAGCCTTACTCACAGATACAAGTCTCACAAATTATGCCTTTGTATACTGTTGCAAATTTGTAATATGTAATTATATGCTCATGTTTTGGAGTGTGATCATttgttttaaagtaaaaatatagtgtttgattttgtttcagAATTTTATTAAGTGCTGAATTTTCAAATCTACATTTTGACACAATTCCACTaaattttaacttgtttttgcACATGTTTTTTCTCTGGAAAAACATCATAAGACTTACAATTTTTCCTGTCATGTCATTCACAAATTCATAGAATACCCTTCACAGTGATAGAtgtcaaatatatttgaaatggaATAGACTATTACCGTCAATTCAATACACTGTTAATACTTCAGGTTTTGGATGtaaataatgacattaaaataaaataaaaccccaTTCATGCATTGCGTTACCAAATTACTTCCCTTTCCCATTTATGTGTAGCATTTCATTTAGTAGTCAGCAGAGGGCAGCAATACACCTGCAGCTCCATTAGTGTCAAACGAGAAAGAAAAGCGGAACcattaaattgaaaatatttctcAGTCGGCTTGTAAACAGTGGTGCGCATCATGTCAATTTtatagtttgttgttttttgttcagctTGCTCGTGAAATTGATACTGATGCTTGCCAATGTAGAATTAAATCAAATTATTAACGATTATGAAACTGTACCGATCACTGTACAATGTCGCTAAATTTCGAACCACATTTGACTTTGGAAACCGAGAAGTGGCTCACTGGTTCCCTGGACACATGGCTAAAGGTGATTACAAGTACACGAGTACAGtacataattataaaataagcAGTACTATTATCCTAAACGCAAGTTTTTGGGGCCGAGAGCAGGAATGAAGCAGATGAGAGCCAGTCTGAAGAAAGTGGACTGCATCGTTGAAATCCACGACGCTCGAATatccttttttatttgatattttttgaatTGACTTTTGTGCTTAAGTGCTGTTTCGAAAATATCTTTAATATGAAGCACATTCCCTTCTCTGGAAGAAACCCGATGTTTCATGAAACTCTGGATGTGAAGCCACATTTGCTGGTGCTTAACAAGATGGATTTGGCTGACCTATCAAATAAACAGGTACATATGTACTGTTTGTTTTAATTGGAAACTAATTAATTATGTTCAGAAAATTGGTTGCGTTCATTATTATGTGTTCTGAATTGCTCTCAGTAAGTTAATGAAGGAAATCTGAATCCGTTCAAATGGAACAATAGAACGTGTCATGACTTAGTTATAGGCAATTTTATATTGAAACTGATTGAGCTCAATAAATGTGATaatgtctacatttttttttagaaatgagtCTTGTCTTATTGATTAttatgttgtaaaaaaaatatttttaaaatagacaCAACCATATGCCGCAGGGTTCAAAACTGGTATGAGGAAAGTAGCTGTTTATAGTTTGAAAAGTGAGCTAATCTCTTTTTCTACTTGCAGAGGATCCTGAAAAAGCTCAGTTCTAAAGGAGTGAATCATGTTCTTTTTACTGACTGTCTAAAGCAACAAGATAACAGTATCGCAAAGGTATGTGAAATCTTCCCCCAGAAAACCCACCAAAATCAATTACCTTAATGATTTTAGTACATTTACAttgtgctcttttttttgtgcagttaGTGCCGACCGTCTTGGAGTTGATCACGAACTCGCATCGCTTTAACAGAGAAGAGGTACGGACAAAGTAAAAATGAGGAAATTCAACcccaaaatactaaaaaaaaacaaagtcattaaaatcaggatgctaaatataaatattacaagCGAGCA
The nucleotide sequence above comes from Stigmatopora nigra isolate UIUO_SnigA chromosome 12, RoL_Snig_1.1, whole genome shotgun sequence. Encoded proteins:
- the paox gene encoding peroxisomal N(1)-acetyl-spermine/spermidine oxidase; amino-acid sequence: MNSSVSDVRIVIVGCGISGIAAAHRLLKSGFNHVRILEASGRSGGRIKTGKMGDKILEIGANWIHGPSEENPVFCLARQYGLLSPDALTPENQAMDVGGHPPWTPNVFTSSGRKLKLEDIHPAVELFAELLEESAKFQEKGGEPWPSVGQFIRTEVLQRSAEKWKADNAGSLKRCMISTMLKVECCVNGTHSLDDLGLGANGLYKTTLGLDCTFPGGYEGLVRNLMSEMPADVVTYKQPVRCIHWNNSDKRDVAVNVECEDGKVVAADHVIVTVPLGYLKMHYSSLFHPPLPLHKIYSIQRYGFGTNNKIFVEFDSPWWDQDCEVIYMVWEDEDAMVDQVEDITGSWIKKLFGFTVVKPSERFGHILCGWIAGHEASYMETLSEQEVLNAVTQLVRRFTGNPIITPRRVLTSQWFHDPWTGGSYSYPSRGCSLQDIENMMEPLPSKRSVSRSLQVLFAGEATHPFYYSTVHGALLTGWREADRLLAHYASTLPAQLPKSNL